The DNA region GCTGAGTCTGAGGAGCAGAACCACCCTGACTTGGCAATCACTCCCTTTCGCACTCTGTGTCTTTCCAGCAAGCGGTTTGAATATTTAAGGCACAGTCACTTCGTGGGTCCCTCCCAGGCAATTCCCTCTGCCAGCAGGTGTGCCTCCCTGCAGCGCGCACTGCTACGCATCTCCCCCTGCTCCAAGGCAAGAGCGCTCCTTGGAGTCCTCCTTACAATCACGTGAATTTGCTTCTAGCCGCCTCTCACAACACAGGGCTCTGTCCTGTGCTAGAATGGGTGGTTGGTCTTCTGCAAACTACCAAATAGCTGTCTGATGAAATTGCTCCACTGCATCAATTAAACTGACCGCCAAAGAGGCTTTTCTGATCCACATATGGCAACAGAAACGCCTCTCTGATTTGGTCAGTGCACGGCAGCGTTAGCGTCTTGCAAAGGGGAGGGAACGAGCAACTACACCTCTCTTGTGCTTCTGTAGCAACACGCTATAGTCTCATTTAGAAAGACGATCCTTGTATCAGTCCATTGGCAGGGGAATCCTGTCATGTAGAACGTGTATTAGAGTTTTTTCAGTGTTATCTACAGAACACATCCACTCAAAGCCATGGGGATGGCAGCACAAGAGTAAAAGGATCACACTGCTCTTTAATGAGACCTGCAGTGTGCACTAAGTCACTGCTCATTGTTTCTTTGCTCAGGTCCCAGTCAAGACTTACCTTCCCTTGATGCAAGCATTTCCTATCTTCACCAAGCATGTAAATTGCTGGTTTTCAGACTTAATTTATTCAGGTACTATAACTGGCACCAAGCGCCATTTTTGGCAGCCAAAACAGGTTACCGGTTCCCTGCTCTTTTAATTTGCcaaagcaggagctgaacaCCGTGCTCCCACGTCCCATCtgaacaaaccaaaccccgGCTTTCTTTGTGTAAGATCTCTCCGGGACCTCtttccccattcccatcccttcctctgcagcatatCCCACTGCCAGCTGAATCCTGCCTCCATGGGCTTCCAGCCTGAACCAGAAGTGGTGGAGGAGGTGCCTTTGCACAGCCCGTGTGCTTCACGCTGCAACAAGTTGCTTATGGCTGCATTAGCAAACAAGGTCTGTGGCTGCTAGCAAGAATAATAGTAGCACAGCTGTAGGTACAGTACTATTTAGGGATGGTGTTAAGTAAATAGAGGGCTGAGGACTTGACACCAGCTCTATGCATTTCAGGGAAGGGGGTGGTCATTGTGGATTagctccagctgtgccctgtgaTGCCTGTTTGCAGCTGCAGTATCCCAGATGCGCTCCAGAAGTGCATCTTCAAGTTTAGCTTTGTCCAAAAAGAATGCATTTCATGAACTTCAGTGTGAATCAAAGCACGGAAATTGCAAATGACGGAGCAGCTCTTCCAAAGCACACTCCTGAGCTGAACTGGAACACTAGTGTAGATGCACACATATTGCCTGGCTAACAAGGGGTCCGACCCTGTTGCTCCTACCACAGGCAATGTCTGGAAACCTTTGCTGCGTAGCGTTTGGGGAAAATTGACAGATCACTAACAGTAGCAGTATCACAGTTTgggaattttatttaaaagaactttATTGTCTGCTAAGATACTGGGCACTGAAGAATGGAGGTGGATGAGAAATACACAGTatcatataatatttttatctgtttcatgTAGACAGCTTTCCAAGAACAATTACCAACAGAGAATCCTCATGTAAAGGATTTCTGTGAGTAATATTTGATGTCTTTTATTAAAGTTctggaataaaagtaaaaaaaaatagttgctaACAAAAATTGCATATGGCACAAAATATGACATTATGAGGATAAATCACCTTGAAGAAATATAATGATCCATTTGAAAAGCTTTAGAAAAGAGCTGTAAGAGTAAGTCTCAAGATCTTAAAACCAAAAGTCATTGCAGCAACAGACAGAAGGAACTGGTCGGTCTAGCTCATTAAggagaatttaaaaagcatcCTCATCAAGATCTGTAAATTATTAGATGTTGAGCCACtagagataagaaaaaaatgctgaatctAAAGCTGGACAAACTCAGACCATAGGTAAGACACAGACTTTAGCAGTGACAGGGCTTAATCATTGGAACAATTTGCTGTGCGTTATAGAGAATTTTCCATGGCTTGAAATCTGGAAAATGTGCTGTACCTGCACCAGAAACACGAGGCTCATCGCAGGGCTTGCAGGTGGAGGTTTCTGGCCTGGCACTTCAGGAAGTTGGGCTGTGGTACCTGAGTGGTACTTTCTGAACATAATGTCCATGGAGCCTGTTTTCACGAACCCCATCACAGAGCTGTGCTTGTGGGGGCATCATCTGAACGAGAGCACGGTCCCTCAGCACGGCTGTTCATCAGAGTTCCCAGGGTGTTCTGAAAGCAAGGATTGGTGGCTAAACTGTAATAAAGTAATTGCTTTCTAATTTCTAAATTCCCCTGCAGTTTCCCTTAGATTGTAGCATTGTTTTTCACACCCTaacttttttctggttttgctttgggttttgggttttttcttgtttgtttttttttcttatggtttACTAAACATTTCTATTCAAGGGTTATTACCTTTCATTTCAGTTGGGAACGTGACTGGTGTGGCTCCTCCTTCCTTTTAGCTCCAGCCGCCTTGGGAAGACCTACAAAAACATACTGGCTCTTCTTCAGTTCTTATCGCTCATCTGTTTTGGGACATCTTTCACACGTGGATGCATCTCGTTCTGCTCCCCATTTCTAGGGAATGAGCTCTGCATAAGGAGTATGTAAATTCCTCACAATGCTGTTCATCCAGCCTGTTACCTTTTAAAACCTACGAGGGAAGCACAGAAAATCCAAATTTGTCCACATCgctaaacatttttcttttcacttctaGGTCCTCCTGTTGAGCCCCTGGAGCCAACCAGGCCTTTACCGACTCTTCCTGTTCGCAGAATTCACTCCACTTCGGAAAGAAAACACGAGAGACAGCCAAGACCTCCTAGTCCTCCTCTGGGTGATAGGCCATCTCCTCCCGGCACGAAACCGAACATCTGTGATGGCAACTTTAACACCGTGGCTCTCTTCAGaggagaaatgtttgttttcaaggtACTAAGAATTCCTGCTTACCCATGAGtctttctttagttttattGCTGGAAAAGATTACTAGAAGTATAAGGTAGTGAGATTTGAAATGTCTGTGAAAATAGCTCTGTTCCTCTGAGGCTGATGAATGAGCAATATTAGAAGGAAATGTAAGCGGATTGGCTCGGTAATATTTGGAAACAGTGCCTGATGGGATTCACAAAATGCCCAGGCAGCCTGTGCACCAAAGTGTGAACTGGATGCGCTGGCAGAGAATTCAGACACCATCAAGCTCAGAGAGGAGCCACCCGTAAAGCCAGAAAGCAATACCAGGGATTAAGCCTCGTTGCCTCCAGAGACGGCATGCGTCAAACCCTGGGCTTCAGGGAGCGCTCAGCCAACCTGAAGCTCTTGGGGAGTTTGAGTCAACCTTGCTTGTAAACTACagccagggaggaaggagaggcttTGCTCGATAACCCACACTTGAATATGGAAATCCATGGTCCCACTCCCAAAATAGTTGGAGCGTTCACTCTGCCCAGTGGGTGTGAATGTGGAGAGGGATATATTGAAGGTGATTACATGGACAAACCACAGCAGTTGCAGAAAATGCCTGAACTGAAAATAGTTGAAGGCTGGGACAGTatctgggagaagtctcacaggCTCTGTCCTGCTCTTACTCATCCCTGAGCATCCAGTCCGGCTTTTACTAATGAGCTCATCTCTAATGGGATATTAATAACTCCTTTGTGCCTTTGGACGTTGTGTGCTTCACACGGTCACCAGGCAGCGTTGAGGCTGTATGGCTCTCCTGGGGTCTGCCAGTTGAGCACCAGTCGTACCAGGACAAGTGTGACACCTCAGGGACGAGACACGCAGAGAGGTCACTCACAAATGACTTCATAACGCTTATAACTGTGGACTTgcttccccctgctcctttttcctctccttcttcccaCCCTTTTTCACAGCACCAGCAATCAACTTCTCACCCTTTTGGCTGCCGTCTTCCCCACGAAGCGCTTCCCTCACTGGAGACAGTGTTGGGCTGGGTTGGAGCTGTCATCTGAACCAGGACTTCTGTCTTTAATGGTTACAGGGCCTAGGCAGGGATTAGTAATGCTTGATGCTGGACGCCAGCCTGATTTGACTGCAAGATAAAAATACTCAGTCTGAAGACGCTTCTGGTTTTCTCAGGATCGCTGGTTCTGGCGTTTGCGCAACAACCGAGTGCAGGAGGGATATCCCATGCAAATCGAGCAGTTCTGGAAAGGCCTCCCCGCAAAGATTGATGCAGCCTATGAGCGGTCTGACGGAAAATTCGTTTTCTTCAAAGGTACAGTACATTTCAGTACAAGCCTATCACACCTGCCTCACATCACACTCTTGTGGGATGAAGATGGTGCAAACAGGCAGACTGCATCCCAGTCCTTTTCCAAGGGGACTCTTCCAGCAGCCACTAATCCTTAAAATATAGTTTAGTGCGGGCTGGTCTTGCCAGGACAATCTCTGTATAAAGCTAATACTGATTAGTGGAAGTTGACTTCCATGTGATAACAAGAAATAGCTCCTGTTTCCCAGGGAGTCTCAGTCTCCTGCCTATCATCTCCTTGAACATGTTTCGGCAGGGCATTAGGCTCTCTCCAGGTATagggcacccccaaaccacaTTTCTGGACAATTGTCTCCTTAAGAGACAAAATGACCAACCTTATGCTGGGGGCCACATTAGCACCTTGCACTGTGACAGTGTCTGAACAGGATCCTGTAACTTGAGAGCAAGTTGTAAGCAGGAAGAGTGGCTGAAACCATCAGCGTGCCCCCGTACAAAAACACAGTACATCTGAATTTGTGTCTGGAGCTTCAGTCCCTCAGCTCAATAAACTGTATTAAAACTTCAGAAGGCTCAGAGCAAGGCAACAGAAATGATCAAAAAGTATGGGCTGACCTCCTGCGAGGAGCTCCTCACCCTGAATGAGGGATGACAAAGACAGGGTATGAGAGAAGTCTTTGAAATCATGACTGGCCTAGAGAAGGTAAATGGGAAAGGGTGGTTTAACATCTCTTCCAAAACAAgagctgaggagcagcaacTGAAGTCAGGAGGTTTCAGGTTcaaaatgaagaggaggagcagcTTTTTCACATGATACAGTTAAGCCTGGAAGTCCTCAACATGCTGTGGTTCATTGTGGCTATTTTACATTTCTATCGATTCAGCTACTAACTAGGCAAATCTGTTTGTTGTTTGTGTCCCCATTCATCTCTAGGAGATAAATACTGGGTTTTTAAAGAAGTGACAGCAGAGCCAGGCTACCCACACAGTCTGGTGGAGCTGGGGAGCTGTCTGCCCCGGGAAGGCATCGACACAGCTCTGCGTTGGGAGCCGGTAGGCAAAACCTACTTCTTCAAAGGTGACAGGTACTGGAGGTACAACGAGGACAAGAGAGCAACGGATCCAGGATACCCGAAGCCCATTACTGTGTGGAGAGGAATCCCTCAGGCTCCGCAGGGAGCTTTTATCAGCAAAGAAGGCTGTATGTATCTGCAGTCATTACGCCTGTTAGATCGGTTAATAGTTTGTCTGCCTTGGGAGTTGGGTTGTTGGATGTGGGgtgttttgaatatttcctgAGAGAGGGATCGAGCCTCAGAAGTCCAAGGGTCCAACCTGCCTGATGTACTCTGAAGTTAGCCGTGCTCCAAGTAGGGGGTTGGACCTCCAGAGGCTCCTTCCAACACATTTCTTTCTCCAATTTGaagatttcttcctcttcttccagttGGGGAAAGAACTAACAGAAGGGGCTTGTGCCATTGAGGCCGTGTTTAAATTTGGGGCTGCAGTGTGAGACAAGGGCTGGGCTAGGCTGGGGGACTGCAGTGGGAGCCAGCTGGAGGAGAGATGCAGGGGACCCAATGCTTTCACCACtgttcccttctccttttttcttttctaatcaCTCTCAAGTGATTAGAAAAGGAGTCATCGGGGAGATGAGGGGTACATCAGACAGCATAAACCATCAGACTGCTCCTTATCAAAGGCCAAATCTGGATTCTGTGGCAAAAGGACTCATTTTATTCAGCATCTGCTCCTTCAGGCTCGGTGAACAGAAACCTTAAGCGTCCTTCCAAACACTACCGCACCCAGGCATACACCGTCATTCTGCAGAGTACATTAATTGCTTGGTAACGACGGGCACATATTTACAGACACTTTAGTGACAAATAACTCACTGCGGAACACTTGCTTTAAAgttggggagggggatgtcATTCACAGCTTGTCTTGGCCAAGGGGAATAGCGCTCTGTGGCAACACCGCACCAACAAGCCGGGGGTATGGCTTCTTTAGATCCTAGCTCCAAAACCACCGTCACTTTTCAATGGTTTTGGGATGCCCTGGAtgactagactagactagactagaatagaatcgaatcattaaggttggaaaaggcctctaagatcatctagtccaaccgtcaaaaagaaatttttttaagcacGTCAGTGTATGCACTTTAATATAAACCATGTCACATTTCTGATGACTTCAGCATGTACAAGATAAagtctgattaaaaataaaaaaaaaaaaaaattattttccagcgCAAGCTTCCCAACAGAGTGAGCATCACACAACTTTTAGAAATCCCCTTGTTCATCCCTGTGTTGCAGTTAGTTCTTAGCCCCCTCTTAGAAGGTTTTATTGGCCCAGGCAGCGCCCACCTCCAGCCTTTCAGGCTCTCTGCACGGCCTCACACAGGTGCAGCTTGTCAGCCGGAAATGGTGTGGTGAGAAACACTCTCTGTTTTGTCTCCTAGTTTACACCTACTTTTACAAAGGGAAGGAGTATTGGAAGTTCGATAACCAGAGGCTGAGTGTGGAGCCGGGCTACCCCAGGTCAATCCTCAAAGACTGGATGGGCTGTAACCAGAAGGATGTTGAACGAAGCAAAGACAGACGCCTCCCCCACGACGATGTGGATATTATGGTGACAATAAACGATGTGCCTAGCACTGTAAATGCAATTGCAGTTGTGATCCCTTGCATTTTGTCTCTGTGTATCCTTGTCTTGGTATACACGAtcttccagtttaaaaacaaagaggTGCAGCAAAATGTTGTGTATTACAAAAGACCTGTCCAGGAATGGGTATGACACAGCCCGCTGCACTTTTCAACTCATTGATCTGATGAGgactatggaaaaaaaaaaaaaaagaaaaaaagaaaaaaaaaaagcattcaaaagcCTACCAAACAAAACTACTTCAGTGACCTACAAGTTTTGGACAGCCTGGGActgaaagaagcaggaaaactggaaaaaatacaggcagCCTTGCAGTGTGGAGCCTCTTTCCTTCTTACTGCCTCAGTCGCGTGTCAGTCTCGGTGTGCCATCCTCCACAGGCTCACTCTGCTAACGTCAGTCTTCAAGACAGGTTTCAACTGAGCTGGGAAACTTCCTTCAGTTCCCTGCACCAGTGCTCCCTGTTAAACCCAGCATTCTCCAGTGTAGCTAAACCACCTCTGAAcagaaccattttttttaatagctgtctCATAAAGTATTAAGATCATGAAACCTATGAACAGGAACAATTCAGTATCGTAAGCAGAAGACATTCTGATGCTGAACCATTCTAAAAGAGCTTCTTAGTTTATTACAAAATCCAGGGAATGACCTGGATACAATTTTCCAATACCTGCTGGTCAGATGTTTTGTACATTCATAAGTAATCAACGCTGCCACTCGGTACAGTGCATGAGGAACCACTGAGCACTCAAAGAGGTAAATGAGTGCGGAGCAGAAGCTCAAGGAGCACCAAACCAGACACCATAATGTTACCTGGCAACACCAAGCCCTAGGTTGGGACAATCTGAAGACAAAGTAATTgggcctaaaaaaaaaaaaaaaaaaaaaaaagcaatcatgggaatacatgtttttgttttgggagccattcatgaaagaaatatttaaatgtcatACGCTGTTGTTTTAAGCTCCCATTGGCAAGAAACAATGAAGCAATGGTTACCgatacactgaaaaatatgtatAGATGTAGACTGCACTCTGCCCCTGTtaaaaagatgggaaaagatGAA from Pelecanus crispus isolate bPelCri1 chromosome 14, bPelCri1.pri, whole genome shotgun sequence includes:
- the MMP24 gene encoding matrix metalloproteinase-24; the encoded protein is MAPRRRRGLAAAGSLLPLLCALLRAAADTSTGRGWLKTYGYLLPSDSQMSALQSGKAVQSAVATMQQFYGIPVTGVLDQTTIEWMKKPRCGVPDHPHLRHSRRKKRYALTGQKWRQKHITYSVHNYTPKVGEIDTRRAIRQAFDVWQRVTPLTFEEVPYHEIKNDRKEADIMIFFASGFHGDSSPFDGEGGFLAHAYFPGPGIGGDTHFDSDEPWTLGNSNHDGNDLFLVAVHELGHALGLEHSNDPSAIMAPFYQYMETHNFKLPQDDLQGIQKIYGPPVEPLEPTRPLPTLPVRRIHSTSERKHERQPRPPSPPLGDRPSPPGTKPNICDGNFNTVALFRGEMFVFKDRWFWRLRNNRVQEGYPMQIEQFWKGLPAKIDAAYERSDGKFVFFKGDKYWVFKEVTAEPGYPHSLVELGSCLPREGIDTALRWEPVGKTYFFKGDRYWRYNEDKRATDPGYPKPITVWRGIPQAPQGAFISKEGFYTYFYKGKEYWKFDNQRLSVEPGYPRSILKDWMGCNQKDVERSKDRRLPHDDVDIMVTINDVPSTVNAIAVVIPCILSLCILVLVYTIFQFKNKEVQQNVVYYKRPVQEWV